The following is a genomic window from Desulfomicrobium macestii.
CCTTGGGCGGAAGCTTGCGTGCATCGGTGGTTTGCATGGATCCGAATGTACACAATTCTTCCACGAATGTTAACTATTTTATGCTCGGATTAATAGCTGCAGTTCCTATTTTTCTCATTGGTAAAATTCAAAAACTCGTTCATTTCAAAATTATTTACCATTTAGTAGATATTCACCTTCCTCGTCATCTTGGAATTGACCGTTTTCCATTCGCTATAGCGTGCCAGTTCGTCCACCAGAGGATGCGAGGGGAGGGCGCCCAGATGTTGCCAGGTAGTTGTCCGGAAACTGACGCCTTCCGGCATTGTATCTTTGAAAGCGTTCGGAAGCAGGCTGATGCCGAGGACGACTTTGTGAGGCCTGTCCGGAAATATGACAGTTCCGTATTTGGTCAGGAATTCACCCCGCAGTTGGATCTGATCCTTGTCTTTGGCCTTGCCCTGGGCTGCTCCGATGCCCGACAGCCATTTGGCTTCACAAAGGATCACCGTGTTCGAGGTTGTAATGCCCATATCAATTTCAGGACCACCGGAGACCAGGGTGTCGGGGTGGGGGATGCGGCGCCAGAGGGAGATTTCCGCGTTGTCTGTCTTTGCACCCGGCAGGTCGATCAGTCTGAACAGGTCCCTGAGCCAGGGTTCGAGGATGTCTTGCGGCGCCCGGGCTATGGTGCCGAAGACCGTCCAGGTGATGGCGTCTTCGCTGTGCAGGGACTGCAGGTCGCAGTAGTAGCCAAGGCCCGAGGTTGCGATTTCGAGATCTTTACCTTCGAAGGCCCGTGATTGTCTGCTTTTGTAGAGCTTCTGGACGATTTCTGGCGGTGGCCAGGCCGTGAAGCCGGTGCGGATCAGGTTGTCGTAGGGGTGCGAAACAGCCTTCACGCCGCCTTTGCTGCGGGCAACGGGGATGGCTCTGCTGTTCCAGTCAAGCATTTCATTACTGCAAATTTCGACTGTCCCACGAGTATCATCGATCATGATTTTTTCACCGGGCTTTTTTTTCATCGTGTTGAAATGAGGTTGTCTGGCAGCGATGTATACTTGTCGAAGTTTTTGAGTACCCCGATCACGGTCTGCATGCGCTCTTCAAGTTCTCCTTGAAGGGTGATGAATGGTATGCGTCTGCGGATGAGGTCCGCGTGGATTTGCTTCTGAAAGATCGTCCTGTTTGCCAGGCCTGATCGGTCCCATGTGTCGTCATAGGAGATGTCGTCATTGCACAGGAAAAAGAGGTCGTAGCGATTGATCGTGCTGTCCGCCAGGCATGTCAGGCGCGGGTCGGCTTTGCCGTGGTAGTACATCGAGAAGCTCCAGGTTGTCGTTGCGTCGGTGTCGACAAAAAGGAACCGGTTTGCTTCAAGACTCTTCGCGTCCTCACGTTCGATATGGACTTGCGCGATTTCCAGGAGTTGATTCAGGGTCAGGCGGCGTTCCTGTTGGTGCTTTTCCCAGTACTCACGTCCGTACTCGGGCATCCAGACAGTGCCCATCTTGGTCGCCAGGGTCTCGGCGAGAGTTGTCTTGCCAGTGGAAGGGGCGCCAAGGAAAACGACCTTGGTGATGAGATCCCGGTAAACTTCCGCAGCAACGAACCGTCGGTTCTCGAAGGGTGCGTTTCGAATCTTGGTGGCCGAGATGGGGACGGCAACGCGATGCTCGTCAACACGGCAATCTCTGGCATTCAAGGCTTTGCTGACATGGTCTCCGTAAAATTCGCTGGAGAAGAAATGCGATATTCTCCGGCCTGCAAGGAAATTCAGGAGGAAGTCCTCATGGATTTTTCTGATTTCCGGTGTGTCTCCGACAATGGTCGGGCCGTCCCACGCCTCAAGGACCTCCACGGAAGGGTAGAGCTTCCTGATCCAGCCAGCGCGCACCTGCAGGGGAATCGTCGTGATCTCGGGGGAATCGTACACGATGACGATCAGGTGGTCGGTTTCCGCAAGGGCGCGCTCGATCAGGAATTGGTGCCCCTTGTGCAGCGGGGCGAACTTTCCGAGGGTCAGTCCGATCCTCATGCCGGGGACTCCGATCGCGAGGTAAAATCATTACGCCATGAAACAAGGCCTGCGGTCGCCATCAGAAGGAAGACCATGTAAAGACCTGATGTGAGAAGAAGGGATTTATACGCATACACCCCAATGGCAACGATATCCACGACGATCCAGAAATACCAGGATTCGACCTTCTTTTTGATCATCAGCCATTGGGCAATAAGGCTTGCGACGGTCGTGAACGCATCCCAGAAGGGCACGGAAGCGTCCGTATATGTCGCCATTACCCAGCCCCAGACACCTGTTCCCGCAAACGCGGCAGCCACCCATAGGGCGAGATGTCGAGATTCCAGGCGGGACAGGAGCAGTTCGTCTCGGTTTTTGCCGCCGTGCAGCCAGTGATGCCAACCATAAAGTTGCAGCCCGACATAAATCACTTGCAGGATTAGGTCAGAGTACAGCTTCACGTCATAGAAAATGTAAATATACAGCGTGACCTGGATGAGGCCGGTCGGCCAGCACCAAATATTCTGACGGATAGAGAACCAGACGCAAAGCAGTCCGAAGAGGA
Proteins encoded in this region:
- a CDS encoding AAA family ATPase; this translates as MRIGLTLGKFAPLHKGHQFLIERALAETDHLIVIVYDSPEITTIPLQVRAGWIRKLYPSVEVLEAWDGPTIVGDTPEIRKIHEDFLLNFLAGRRISHFFSSEFYGDHVSKALNARDCRVDEHRVAVPISATKIRNAPFENRRFVAAEVYRDLITKVVFLGAPSTGKTTLAETLATKMGTVWMPEYGREYWEKHQQERRLTLNQLLEIAQVHIEREDAKSLEANRFLFVDTDATTTWSFSMYYHGKADPRLTCLADSTINRYDLFFLCNDDISYDDTWDRSGLANRTIFQKQIHADLIRRRIPFITLQGELEERMQTVIGVLKNFDKYTSLPDNLISTR
- the pnuC gene encoding nicotinamide riboside transporter PnuC produces the protein MTGIEALAVLFGLLCVWFSIRQNIWCWPTGLIQVTLYIYIFYDVKLYSDLILQVIYVGLQLYGWHHWLHGGKNRDELLLSRLESRHLALWVAAAFAGTGVWGWVMATYTDASVPFWDAFTTVASLIAQWLMIKKKVESWYFWIVVDIVAIGVYAYKSLLLTSGLYMVFLLMATAGLVSWRNDFTSRSESPA